The Bradyrhizobium ottawaense genome window below encodes:
- a CDS encoding autotransporter domain-containing protein, with the protein MLVILVLPYLASTSASRAQIDNYGIWTALNSTPGQVIEFGTLSNAPIGSPIGTSTYPHSAVFSADGRFAYVVAMSGAVEVIDVVGRTVVATIPVAGQTAGLALSPDGSSLYVTSSSAHSVTVISTATNVVVGSPIAVGAAPYGVVVSPDGTRAYVANQGSANISIIDAASKTVIGTVAAGSSPSGITTSPDGSRIYVTNQSDGSVTVIDAASQSVVTTVSVSGLPLSVAASPDGSRIYVTTQSNQLVVINALTNTITASVTLSGGPSSNGIGVTVTPDGSRAYITTGFGFYVVDTATNTILSFVTMPIVDNGNAGTAFIGPNVIVAAGGAVAAGSDAALTALGFGQYVNFNGGALRFSSAFSTARTISLLAGGGTIDTNGFNATLSGQIINTGSLTKTGLGTLTLTGANTYSGGTFVNGGTLALSGAGTLGDVGGTTTVNSGATLDLGGTTQTQGAVGLNGGTIRNGNLNAPITSIGGVLNGIGGTGSLTTTAGFTMLLGNNGYTGATAVNGGVLDVEGTITGTSSVTVNAGGVLMGSGTIDPLLVAIAGGGTFAPGNGMPGSLTSIVGDLALQSGAIYQVQVNPSTASHANVTGSATLGGASVSAVFAAGSYIEKKYTILSAGGGLSGSFASTVASSNLPANFKTDLSYDANNAYLNLSLAFVPPPNSGLNGNQQAVANALVNSFDVNGGIPLIYGRMTAAGLTQASGEQGTAAQQTTFNAMSQFMGLLTDPFAQREGGPDPANGAAGLAEDVQASAYAARKRADAFAMFAKAPAQGFARRWSVWAAGFGGSQSTDGNAADGSNDTTSRIAGTAVGADYWLAPNTKLGFALAGGGTSFGVNGLGSGRSDLLQAGTYLYHANGAAYVSAALAYGWQNITTDRTVTVAGADRLRAAFDANAYSGRVEGGYRLVGSWIGGIGLTPYGAMQFTTLDLPAYAEHVVSGSSAFALNYAAKSVTDSRSELGLRTDKSFATPAGVLALRGRVAWAHDFNPDRAAAATFQALPVASFVVNGAAQARDAALTTASVEMKWLNGWSAAATFEGEFSSVTRSYAGKGSVRYGW; encoded by the coding sequence ATGCTCGTCATCCTGGTCCTGCCGTATCTCGCCTCGACCTCCGCCAGCAGGGCGCAGATCGACAATTACGGCATCTGGACCGCACTCAACAGCACGCCGGGGCAGGTGATCGAGTTCGGCACGCTGAGCAACGCTCCGATCGGCTCCCCGATCGGAACGAGCACATATCCTCACAGCGCGGTGTTTTCGGCCGATGGCCGCTTCGCCTATGTCGTAGCCATGTCCGGCGCGGTGGAGGTCATCGACGTCGTCGGCCGGACGGTTGTCGCGACCATACCCGTCGCCGGACAGACGGCGGGATTGGCGCTCAGCCCGGATGGCTCGAGCCTCTACGTGACCTCCTCCTCGGCCCATTCGGTCACGGTGATTTCCACCGCGACCAATGTCGTGGTCGGCTCCCCCATCGCGGTGGGGGCAGCCCCTTACGGCGTCGTCGTTTCGCCGGACGGGACCCGGGCCTATGTCGCCAACCAGGGCTCCGCGAACATTTCGATCATCGACGCCGCGTCGAAAACCGTCATCGGCACGGTCGCGGCGGGAAGCTCCCCCTCCGGCATCACAACGTCTCCGGACGGAAGCCGGATCTACGTGACCAATCAAAGCGATGGCAGCGTCACGGTGATCGATGCAGCGTCGCAATCGGTGGTGACGACGGTTTCGGTCTCCGGACTGCCCCTGAGCGTCGCGGCCAGCCCGGACGGGTCGCGGATCTATGTGACGACGCAGTCCAACCAACTCGTGGTGATCAATGCCCTGACGAACACCATCACGGCAAGCGTGACCCTGTCCGGCGGCCCGTCCAGCAACGGCATCGGAGTGACCGTGACGCCCGACGGCAGCCGGGCCTACATCACGACTGGCTTCGGGTTTTACGTGGTGGATACGGCCACCAACACGATCCTGTCCTTCGTCACCATGCCGATCGTTGACAACGGCAATGCCGGGACCGCCTTCATCGGGCCGAACGTCATCGTTGCGGCGGGCGGGGCGGTCGCGGCGGGCAGCGATGCCGCGCTCACGGCGCTGGGCTTCGGGCAATATGTCAATTTCAACGGCGGCGCGCTGCGATTTTCCAGTGCTTTCAGCACCGCGCGGACGATCTCGCTGCTGGCCGGCGGCGGCACGATCGACACCAACGGCTTCAATGCGACGTTGTCAGGGCAGATCATCAACACGGGATCCCTGACCAAGACGGGGCTGGGCACGCTGACGCTGACCGGCGCCAACACCTACAGCGGCGGGACCTTCGTCAATGGCGGCACGCTGGCCTTGAGCGGCGCCGGCACGCTGGGCGACGTCGGCGGGACGACCACGGTCAACAGCGGTGCCACGCTCGATCTGGGCGGCACGACGCAGACCCAGGGCGCGGTCGGCCTTAACGGCGGCACGATCCGCAACGGCAATCTGAACGCGCCCATTACCTCCATCGGAGGTGTCCTCAATGGCATCGGCGGGACCGGGAGCCTGACGACGACGGCCGGCTTCACCATGTTGCTCGGCAACAACGGCTACACCGGAGCCACGGCCGTGAATGGCGGTGTGCTCGACGTCGAAGGAACGATCACCGGCACCTCTTCGGTCACCGTGAATGCCGGTGGCGTGCTGATGGGATCGGGCACGATCGATCCGCTGTTGGTGGCGATTGCCGGCGGCGGCACGTTCGCGCCCGGCAACGGCATGCCCGGCAGCCTCACGAGCATCGTCGGCGATCTCGCCCTGCAATCGGGCGCGATCTATCAGGTCCAGGTCAATCCGTCGACGGCGTCCCATGCGAACGTCACGGGCAGCGCGACGCTGGGCGGCGCTAGTGTGAGCGCGGTGTTTGCGGCCGGCAGCTATATCGAGAAGAAATACACCATCCTCAGCGCGGGCGGCGGCCTCTCCGGCAGCTTTGCCTCGACCGTTGCCAGCAGCAATCTCCCGGCGAACTTCAAGACCGATCTCAGCTACGACGCAAACAATGCCTATCTCAACCTGTCGCTCGCCTTCGTGCCGCCGCCGAATTCCGGCCTGAACGGCAATCAGCAGGCGGTGGCGAACGCATTGGTCAATTCCTTCGACGTCAACGGCGGCATTCCGCTGATCTATGGCCGCATGACGGCGGCCGGCTTGACGCAAGCCTCGGGCGAACAAGGCACGGCAGCGCAGCAGACCACGTTCAACGCCATGAGCCAGTTCATGGGCCTGCTCACCGATCCCTTCGCGCAGCGCGAGGGCGGGCCGGATCCCGCGAACGGTGCGGCTGGACTTGCCGAAGACGTTCAGGCCAGCGCCTATGCCGCACGCAAGCGGGCCGACGCGTTCGCCATGTTCGCCAAGGCGCCAGCGCAGGGATTTGCGCGGCGCTGGAGCGTGTGGGCCGCCGGCTTCGGCGGATCGCAATCGACCGACGGCAATGCTGCGGACGGCTCGAATGACACCACGAGCCGCATCGCCGGCACGGCGGTCGGCGCGGACTATTGGCTCGCGCCGAACACGAAGCTCGGCTTCGCGCTTGCCGGCGGTGGCACCAGCTTCGGCGTGAACGGTCTCGGCTCCGGTCGCTCCGACCTGCTCCAGGCCGGCACCTATCTTTACCACGCCAACGGCGCGGCCTACGTCTCCGCCGCGCTGGCCTATGGCTGGCAGAACATCACGACCGATCGCACCGTGACGGTCGCCGGCGCAGACCGCCTGCGCGCCGCATTCGACGCCAATGCGTATTCCGGTCGTGTCGAAGGCGGCTACCGCCTGGTCGGGTCATGGATCGGCGGGATCGGCCTCACGCCTTATGGGGCGATGCAGTTCACGACGCTCGACCTGCCAGCCTATGCCGAACACGTCGTCTCCGGCTCATCGGCATTCGCCTTGAACTACGCCGCGAAGAGCGTGACCGACAGCCGCAGCGAGCTCGGCCTGCGTACCGACAAGTCGTTCGCCACGCCGGCCGGCGTGTTGGCACTGCGCGGCCGTGTCGCCTGGGCGCATGATTTCAATCCCGATCGTGCGGCCGCCGCAACCTTTCAGGCGTTGCCGGTCGCAAGCTTCGTCGTCAACGGCGCAGCGCAGGCCCGCGACGCCGCGCTCACGACGGCTTCGGTCGAGATGAAATGGCTGAACGGCTGGTCGGCGGCGGCCACGTTCGAAGGCGAGTTCTCCAGCGTCACCCGCAGCTACGCCGGCAAGGGCAGCGTTCGCTACGGCTGGTGA
- a CDS encoding sensor domain-containing diguanylate cyclase: protein MVTSREFGKTRLPLWAAGFVGLICVTILGLSAWREWEARNVDLRNAEIDVTNLAHSLIQHADDTFELVDTLLVGLVHRLELDGTGPDTITKLQAYLPTRKSSDRIRGIFVYDATGRWLATTERLDFSKLNNSDREYFQRHRDSTETGTLIGPPIKSRSGGQWIITASRRINDPDGGFAGVALLTIDVSYFVKFYERFDLGPNGSASLLNNGGIMLARSRDESDAFIGRDLSNAPLFKGWKSRPAEAVYYFKSPLDGVQRLSYYQRSSRYPLMVLASKSQDDVLAPWRRAAATRITFVVGLVLLIAVIGSYLVRQLWQRQRMAQALVAKEANFRLLAEQSSDMVTRIGLDNRLLYVSPSCVRITGWTAEELLNTSALAGIHADDMERVAQAITALKNGEAEEARFVYRQRHREKGEIWAEAALHVTVASDSGAIDGVVAVVRDMTEQKDLQDKLASLARTDGLTGLANRRAFDERLADEWARARRDGTQLSLLLIDVDHFKKFNDHYGHLAGDGCLRALGRILSTQARRPADLAARYGGEEFAVLLPNTGPDGCVEVAEAVRQALHDLAMLHAQNPPSRLVTVSVGAATGLPSLTSTDFSTLVAAADRALYAAKDSGRDRLVMSGQVVPWPAKTA from the coding sequence ATGGTCACGAGCCGCGAATTCGGCAAGACGCGCCTTCCGCTCTGGGCGGCGGGCTTCGTTGGGCTGATCTGCGTGACGATCCTGGGCCTCAGCGCCTGGCGCGAATGGGAAGCTCGCAATGTCGACCTCAGGAACGCCGAGATCGACGTCACCAACCTCGCACATTCACTGATCCAGCACGCGGATGATACGTTCGAGCTGGTCGATACGCTCCTGGTAGGACTGGTCCACCGGCTCGAACTCGACGGGACTGGCCCCGACACGATCACGAAGCTCCAGGCCTATCTGCCGACGCGCAAATCATCGGACCGCATCCGCGGCATCTTCGTCTATGACGCGACGGGCCGGTGGCTTGCCACGACCGAGCGCCTCGACTTTTCCAAGCTCAACAACAGCGACCGGGAATATTTCCAGCGCCACCGCGACTCCACGGAGACGGGCACGCTGATCGGACCGCCCATCAAGAGCCGCTCCGGGGGCCAGTGGATCATCACGGCGTCCCGGCGGATCAATGATCCCGACGGCGGCTTCGCCGGCGTTGCCCTGCTCACGATCGACGTCAGCTATTTCGTCAAATTCTACGAGCGGTTCGACCTAGGGCCGAACGGCTCGGCATCGCTGCTCAACAATGGCGGCATCATGCTGGCACGCAGCCGAGATGAGAGCGACGCCTTCATCGGACGCGACCTGTCCAATGCGCCCTTGTTCAAAGGCTGGAAAAGCCGCCCCGCCGAAGCGGTCTATTATTTCAAGTCGCCGCTCGATGGCGTGCAGCGCCTGAGCTACTACCAGCGCAGCAGCCGCTATCCCCTGATGGTGCTGGCGAGTAAGTCCCAAGATGACGTGCTGGCTCCCTGGCGACGCGCCGCCGCCACACGCATAACTTTCGTCGTCGGCCTCGTCCTGCTGATCGCGGTGATCGGCTCCTACCTGGTCCGTCAGCTCTGGCAGCGACAGCGCATGGCGCAGGCCCTGGTCGCCAAGGAGGCAAATTTCCGCCTGCTGGCCGAGCAATCCAGCGACATGGTAACCCGGATCGGGCTGGATAACCGGCTGCTCTATGTCTCTCCGTCATGCGTGCGCATCACCGGCTGGACCGCCGAGGAACTGCTGAACACGTCGGCCCTGGCCGGCATTCACGCCGACGACATGGAACGGGTCGCTCAGGCCATCACGGCACTGAAGAACGGCGAGGCCGAGGAAGCGCGGTTCGTCTATCGCCAGCGTCATCGCGAAAAAGGGGAGATCTGGGCGGAGGCGGCGCTGCACGTGACGGTGGCATCGGACAGCGGCGCGATCGACGGCGTCGTCGCGGTCGTGCGCGACATGACCGAGCAGAAGGATCTCCAGGACAAGCTCGCTTCGCTTGCGAGGACCGACGGCCTCACCGGCCTTGCCAACCGGCGCGCATTCGACGAACGCCTTGCCGACGAATGGGCGCGCGCCCGGCGCGACGGCACGCAGCTTTCGCTCCTGCTGATCGACGTCGATCATTTCAAGAAGTTCAACGACCATTACGGACATCTTGCGGGCGACGGGTGCCTGCGCGCGCTGGGCCGGATCCTGTCCACCCAGGCCAGGCGTCCCGCCGACCTCGCGGCGCGCTACGGCGGCGAGGAATTCGCCGTGTTGTTGCCGAACACAGGTCCGGATGGCTGCGTGGAGGTCGCGGAAGCGGTTCGCCAGGCGCTGCACGATCTTGCCATGCTGCATGCGCAGAATCCGCCCTCCCGGTTGGTCACGGTAAGCGTCGGCGCGGCAACCGGACTTCCGTCCCTGACCTCCACGGACTTCAGCACGCTGGTCGCTGCGGCCGACCGCGCGCTCTATGCCGCGAAGGACAGCGGCCGCGATCGGCTGGTGATGTCCGGACAGGTCGTGCCCTGGCCCGCGAAGACCGCGTGA
- a CDS encoding dodecin, giving the protein MAATESDHVYKILDLVGSSETSIEDAIKNAISRASKTIREMKWFEVVQTRGHIENGAVRHYQVTLRVGFTLEG; this is encoded by the coding sequence ATGGCCGCAACCGAGAGTGATCATGTCTACAAGATCCTGGACCTCGTCGGATCGTCCGAAACCTCGATCGAGGACGCGATCAAGAACGCGATCAGCCGCGCGTCCAAGACCATCCGCGAGATGAAATGGTTCGAGGTGGTGCAGACGCGCGGCCACATCGAGAACGGCGCCGTGCGGCACTATCAGGTGACGCTGCGCGTCGGCTTCACCCTGGAGGGATGA
- a CDS encoding glycoside hydrolase family 16 protein — MIGRWTRGTLVAIGLGVLPAPCIAQDELDRAPASMALQVTTDPSTIVCRRLDTVNLASLVFLPLRRTFSEDFDQHPLSNGRWVPHYAGGAAWPEARYWGGDGSDFKRKTSANGEQQIYVDPRYAGRAAAPLGLDPFKVKDGVLSIIASRTPPELKPLLFNNEYISGILTTQGTFAQKHGYFEIRAKVPVGHAVWPAFWMLADDGGWPPEVDVLEGRGERPGDLVMTTHWRIPSTQKIQSCGFDFAVGDASSVFHNYGVLWQEDRLVYFIDRTPVSDIKVPIGFDDPMYMIVNLAIGSKFFPGVSQVDAESPASVAFEIDRISVYQIDLELARR; from the coding sequence ATGATCGGCCGTTGGACGAGGGGCACTCTGGTTGCGATCGGCCTCGGCGTGCTGCCTGCGCCTTGTATTGCGCAGGACGAACTCGATCGCGCGCCGGCGAGCATGGCTCTGCAGGTGACGACCGATCCCTCCACCATCGTGTGTCGCCGGCTGGACACGGTCAATTTAGCCTCGCTGGTGTTCCTGCCGCTGCGCCGGACCTTCAGCGAGGATTTTGACCAGCATCCGCTGTCGAACGGTCGCTGGGTCCCGCATTATGCCGGCGGCGCGGCCTGGCCAGAGGCACGCTATTGGGGCGGCGACGGCTCCGACTTCAAGCGCAAGACCAGCGCCAATGGCGAGCAGCAGATCTACGTCGATCCGCGCTATGCCGGCCGCGCGGCCGCGCCGCTCGGGCTCGATCCGTTCAAGGTGAAGGACGGCGTACTGTCGATCATCGCCAGCCGAACGCCGCCGGAATTGAAACCGCTGCTGTTCAACAACGAGTACATCTCAGGCATCCTGACGACCCAGGGCACGTTCGCCCAGAAGCACGGCTATTTCGAAATTCGTGCCAAGGTGCCGGTCGGCCACGCAGTGTGGCCGGCGTTCTGGATGCTGGCGGACGACGGGGGCTGGCCGCCGGAGGTCGACGTGCTGGAAGGCCGCGGCGAGCGGCCGGGCGATCTCGTGATGACGACGCATTGGCGGATCCCCTCGACCCAGAAGATCCAGTCCTGCGGCTTCGATTTCGCGGTCGGCGACGCCTCGAGCGTGTTCCACAATTATGGTGTGCTGTGGCAGGAGGATCGGCTGGTCTATTTCATCGACCGCACGCCGGTCTCCGACATCAAGGTGCCGATCGGCTTCGACGATCCCATGTACATGATCGTCAATCTGGCGATCGGGTCGAAGTTTTTTCCGGGCGTCAGTCAGGTCGATGCCGAATCGCCAGCGAGCGTCGCATTCGAGATCGACCGGATTTCCGTCTATCAGATCGATCTGGAGCTGGCACGGAGATAG
- a CDS encoding GH1 family beta-glucosidase: MSADVSRRRFAKLTGLAALGVAAGAGAAENEKSASTDRHLPAPLPKDFLWGTATSSYQIEGAVDEDGRGKSIWDIFSHTPGKIEDGSTGDRANEHYHRYKEDVALIKALGVKAYRFSIAWPRVFPEGFGQPNPEGLDFYDRLVDELLANGIEPYATLYHWDLPQALQDRVGGWSSSDTSKAFADYAAHVAARLTDRVKNVFTVNEVGRFVNFGYGWGIDAPGLKLPTAQLNQARHHVALAHGLAVQAIRAAGRAGTRVGPAENIAACVPAIPTPENIRAAEIATRELNAGFLGVVLEGRYTDGFLAYAGADAPKFTAEELKIIGAPNDFVGLNIYAPQYYVTASDRAPRFHVLPFPTSFPHMNSEWLRVGPEVIYWAPRLAAKIWNIENIYISENGTSSEDKISADGQVYDLDRIMFLRNYLSQMQRATAEGVPIRGYFLWSLMDNFEWIFGYGKRFGLYRVDFETQARVPKLSAAFYRDVVARNAIGG, translated from the coding sequence ATGTCAGCCGATGTCTCGCGGCGCCGTTTTGCCAAGCTCACGGGCCTCGCCGCGCTGGGCGTAGCAGCAGGTGCCGGGGCCGCGGAGAATGAAAAGTCCGCTTCGACCGACCGCCACCTGCCGGCGCCGCTCCCGAAGGATTTTCTGTGGGGCACGGCGACCTCGTCCTACCAGATCGAAGGCGCGGTCGATGAGGACGGTCGCGGCAAGTCGATCTGGGATATTTTCAGCCACACGCCCGGCAAGATCGAGGACGGCTCGACCGGCGACCGCGCCAACGAGCACTATCACCGCTACAAGGAGGACGTCGCGCTGATCAAGGCGCTCGGCGTCAAGGCCTACCGTTTCTCGATCGCATGGCCGCGCGTGTTTCCGGAAGGTTTTGGCCAGCCCAATCCTGAGGGCCTCGACTTCTACGACCGCCTCGTCGACGAACTGCTCGCGAACGGCATCGAGCCTTACGCGACGCTCTACCATTGGGACTTGCCGCAGGCACTCCAGGACCGCGTCGGGGGCTGGTCGTCGAGCGATACGTCGAAGGCTTTTGCCGATTACGCTGCGCATGTCGCCGCTCGCCTGACCGATCGCGTGAAGAACGTCTTCACCGTGAACGAGGTCGGGCGTTTCGTGAATTTCGGCTATGGCTGGGGCATCGATGCGCCCGGTCTCAAGCTGCCGACCGCGCAGCTCAACCAGGCGCGCCATCACGTCGCGCTGGCGCACGGGCTTGCGGTGCAGGCAATCCGCGCCGCCGGCCGCGCCGGCACCCGTGTCGGCCCGGCCGAGAACATCGCCGCCTGTGTGCCGGCGATTCCGACGCCGGAAAACATCCGCGCCGCCGAGATCGCGACGCGCGAGCTCAATGCCGGCTTCCTCGGCGTGGTGCTGGAGGGCAGATATACCGACGGTTTCCTCGCCTATGCCGGCGCGGACGCGCCGAAATTCACCGCCGAGGAATTGAAGATCATCGGCGCGCCGAACGATTTCGTCGGCCTCAACATCTACGCGCCGCAATATTACGTCACGGCTTCCGACCGCGCGCCCCGCTTCCACGTGCTGCCGTTCCCCACCTCGTTCCCGCACATGAATTCGGAATGGCTGCGGGTCGGCCCCGAAGTGATCTACTGGGCGCCGCGCCTTGCGGCAAAGATCTGGAACATCGAGAATATCTACATCAGCGAGAACGGCACCTCGTCCGAGGACAAGATCTCTGCCGACGGCCAGGTCTACGACCTCGACCGCATCATGTTCCTGCGCAATTACCTGTCCCAGATGCAGCGCGCGACCGCCGAGGGCGTGCCGATCCGCGGCTACTTCCTCTGGAGCCTGATGGACAATTTCGAGTGGATCTTCGGCTACGGCAAGCGCTTCGGCCTGTACCGGGTCGATTTCGAGACCCAGGCAAGGGTGCCGAAGCTGAGCGCGGCGTTCTATCGCGACGTGGTGGCACGGAACGCGATCGGGGGGTGA
- a CDS encoding HNH endonuclease: protein MNAHVSQGSWPVLVLNADFRPLSYYPLSLWSWQDAIKAVFLDRVNIVAHYDQAVHSPTLQMQLPSVVSLKSFVKPTTHPAFTRFNVFLRDRFACQYCGSPEDLTFDHIIPRSKGGQTTWENVVAACSPCNLRKGNLTPVQAKMFPRQHAFAPTVHQLHRNGRLFPPNYLHDSWLDYLYWDTELDP, encoded by the coding sequence TTGAACGCACATGTCTCGCAAGGCAGTTGGCCGGTGTTGGTGCTGAATGCGGACTTCCGGCCGCTGAGTTACTACCCGCTGTCTCTTTGGTCGTGGCAGGACGCGATCAAGGCAGTGTTCCTCGATCGCGTCAACATCGTCGCACATTACGATCAGGCGGTTCATAGCCCCACGCTGCAAATGCAGCTGCCGAGCGTCGTCTCGCTCAAATCCTTCGTCAAGCCGACCACCCATCCGGCCTTCACCCGGTTCAACGTCTTCCTGCGCGACCGTTTCGCCTGCCAATATTGCGGCTCGCCCGAGGACCTGACCTTCGATCACATCATCCCGCGCAGCAAAGGCGGCCAGACCACCTGGGAGAACGTGGTCGCGGCATGCTCGCCGTGTAACCTGCGCAAGGGCAATCTCACGCCGGTGCAGGCAAAAATGTTTCCGCGCCAGCATGCCTTCGCCCCGACCGTGCACCAGCTCCACCGCAACGGCCGCCTGTTCCCGCCGAACTATCTGCATGATAGTTGGCTGGACTATCTGTACTGGGATACGGAGCTGGATCCGTAG
- a CDS encoding peptidyl-alpha-hydroxyglycine alpha-amidating lyase family protein, translating into MPAILGSGEHRYRVVDNFAKLPDGWQLTDVASVAVDGRDRVYVFNRGAHPMVVLDREGNFLRSWGEGLFSRAHGLHIDADDNLYCTDDGDHTVRKCTTDGKVLLTIGIPEKPAPFMSGEPFHRCTHTALSPKGEIYVSDGYGNARVHKFTPDGKLLKSWGEPGTDPGQFNIVHNIATDADGWVYVADRENHRVQVFNGEGKYETQWNNLHRPCALCCCGGAKSPTFVIGELGPGLAINRKVPNLGPRLSIVDARGRRIARLGGEEGPGVASGKFLAPHGIALDSRGDIYVGEVGVTNWDTSFPDEEMPAAVRATRCLQKLERVRE; encoded by the coding sequence ATGCCAGCCATTCTCGGCAGCGGCGAGCACCGCTACCGCGTCGTCGACAATTTCGCGAAACTGCCCGACGGCTGGCAGCTCACCGACGTCGCCTCCGTCGCGGTCGACGGCAGGGATCGTGTCTACGTCTTCAACCGCGGTGCCCACCCGATGGTGGTGCTCGACCGCGAGGGCAATTTCCTGCGCAGCTGGGGCGAAGGGCTGTTCTCGCGCGCGCACGGCCTTCACATCGACGCCGACGACAATCTCTACTGCACCGATGACGGCGACCACACCGTGCGCAAATGCACCACGGACGGCAAGGTGCTGCTGACGATCGGCATCCCCGAGAAGCCGGCGCCGTTCATGAGCGGCGAGCCCTTCCACCGCTGCACCCACACCGCGCTGTCGCCGAAGGGCGAGATCTACGTCTCCGACGGCTATGGCAATGCGCGCGTGCACAAATTCACGCCGGACGGCAAGCTGCTCAAGAGCTGGGGCGAGCCCGGCACCGATCCCGGCCAGTTCAACATCGTGCACAATATTGCCACCGATGCAGATGGTTGGGTCTATGTCGCCGACCGCGAGAACCACCGCGTCCAGGTGTTCAATGGCGAGGGCAAATACGAGACGCAATGGAACAATTTGCATCGGCCCTGCGCGCTGTGCTGTTGCGGCGGGGCCAAGAGCCCGACCTTCGTGATCGGCGAGCTCGGCCCGGGCCTTGCCATCAACCGCAAGGTGCCCAATCTCGGGCCGCGACTGTCGATCGTGGACGCCAGGGGCAGGCGCATCGCGCGCCTCGGCGGCGAGGAAGGGCCGGGTGTTGCGAGCGGAAAGTTCCTGGCGCCCCACGGCATCGCGCTGGATTCCAGGGGCGACATCTATGTCGGCGAGGTCGGCGTCACCAACTGGGACACCAGCTTTCCCGACGAGGAGATGCCCGCTGCAGTGCGCGCGACGCGATGCTTGCAGAAGCTGGAGCGGGTACGGGAGTAG